Proteins encoded by one window of Haliotis asinina isolate JCU_RB_2024 chromosome 6, JCU_Hal_asi_v2, whole genome shotgun sequence:
- the LOC137288012 gene encoding uncharacterized protein, with amino-acid sequence MTTSSGSGSNSGGGGIGSGGGGSGSDSGTGSGSGSGSGSGSGSGSGSGSGGGGGGGGGGGGGSGSGSGSGSDSGCSGNGGRGSNSVSLSGSGCDGGADGGSGGGSGSGSGSDDIKMHYYDILSSVRWL; translated from the exons atgaccacaagtagtggtagtggtagtaatagtggtggtggtggtataggtagtggtggtggtggtagtggtagtgataGTGGTACtggcagtggtagtggtagtggtagtggtagtggtagtggtagtggtagtggtagtggtagtggcggtggcggtggcggtggcggtggcggtggcggtggtagtggtagtggtagtggtagtggtagtgataGTGGTTGTAGTGGTAATGGTGGTAGAGGTAGTAATAGTGTTAGTCTTAGTGgtagtggttgtgatggtggtgctgatggtggtagtggtggtggtagtggtagtggtagtggtagtg ATGACATCAAGATGCACTACTATGACATTCTGTCCAGTGTGCGATGGCTGTAA